The Prodigiosinella aquatilis region ACGTTTTGTTATGTGCTTTCAGGGCTTCAATGGCGCCCATGGCCATCGCGTCGTTGTTCGCAATCACGACTTCGATTTTGTTGGCATTTGGGCCGGAAAGCCAGGCATCCATTTTATCTTTTGCCTGAGCAGTGTCCCACATGGCCGTATCCATCTGTAACTGCTGAGTTTTGATACCGTCTTTATTCAGTGTACTGATGACATATTTGGTTCGTGCTTCAGCATCAGGATGTCCTGGTTCACCTTTTAGCAACACATACTGAATCTGGCCATCTTTGTTCAGATCCCATGCCGGTGTTGATTTCCAATGTTTTTCTATCAGCTGCCCCTGGATAATGCCGGCTTCTTTGGAGTCAGTGCCAACGTAGTAGGCGTTAGGATAGCGCGCCATCACTTTGGCATTCGGTTCTTTGTTAAAGAACACCACTGGAATGCCACTACTACTGGCTTTATTCAATATCACCGCCGCCGCTGCTGGATCCACCAGATTAATCGCCAGGGCTTTAACCCCCTTAGCCAGCAGCACATCGACCTGATCGTTTTGTTTGGATTGGTCATTCTGTGAGTCATTCATCAGCAGCTGTACACCGCCAATGTTTTTCGCTTCTTTCTCAATGTCTTTGCGCACCATCGACATAAAGTTGTCATCATATTTGTAAATAGTGACACCAATACGCATATCTGCTGCATGGGCAGTGGCACCGAACATCATGCTGGCAACCAGGGCGGCGAGAGTAAAAACCTTTTTATTCATGGTATCTCCGGGTTTATGCAGGGTAGTTCTACGTCTACCACGCTCACGCTATATAAGAGTGGTTTGACAATCAGTTAAGAAAAATT contains the following coding sequences:
- the mglB gene encoding galactose/glucose ABC transporter substrate-binding protein MglB, with protein sequence MNKKVFTLAALVASMMFGATAHAADMRIGVTIYKYDDNFMSMVRKDIEKEAKNIGGVQLLMNDSQNDQSKQNDQVDVLLAKGVKALAINLVDPAAAAVILNKASSSGIPVVFFNKEPNAKVMARYPNAYYVGTDSKEAGIIQGQLIEKHWKSTPAWDLNKDGQIQYVLLKGEPGHPDAEARTKYVISTLNKDGIKTQQLQMDTAMWDTAQAKDKMDAWLSGPNANKIEVVIANNDAMAMGAIEALKAHNKTSIPVFGVDALPEALSLIKSGAMAGTVLNDAESQAKATLDLAKNLAEGKPATEGTSFKIENKIVRVPYVPVDKDNLSQFMK